Proteins encoded by one window of Labrus bergylta chromosome 2, fLabBer1.1, whole genome shotgun sequence:
- the LOC109983370 gene encoding rasGAP-activating-like protein 1 isoform X1, which yields MRVCVARYWWAVRRHALKVPRNEENSLAEGKSTICKNAYGNIGENWTRLKMAKNTSLYFRIVEGRNLPAKDVSGTSDPYCIVKVDNEVVARTATVWKNLNPFWGEEYTLHLPMGFHSLSFQVMDEDTIGHDDVIGKITLSKDAIGSQAKGLDSWVNLTRVDPDEEVQGEIHLSLLLLKDAEKISLRCQVIEARDLAPRDISGTSDPFARVIFNNHSAETSIIKKTRFPHWGETLELELDPEELSEEGSITVEVWDWDMVGKNDFLGKVEIPFACLHKTPLLEGWFRLLPLGNNEVDAGGKLGALRLKVRLVEDRILPSVYYQPLIHLLVESVISPTEVEDSSALTMLEDVTTVESRQDVAMTLVKIYLGQGLVVPFLDYLNTREVNNTTDPNTLFRSNSLSSKAMEQFMKAVGMLYLHEVLKPIINRIFDEKKYIELDPCKIDLNRTRRISFKGAVSEAEVRDSSVEMLHSYLASIIESIVGSVDQCPPVMRVTFKQLHKRVEEQFAEPENEDVKYLAISGFFFLRFFAPAILTPKLFQLRDQHADTRTSRTLLLLAKALQSVGNLGLQLGHGKEQWMAPLHPIILRSVASVKDFLDKLIDIDHHVVSEVPQRAVFMPSVTVKEGYLHKHKAEGPQLLSRFAFKKRYFWLTSETLFYAKSADWQVGTEQVRSSIPIQCVCAVERVDENAFQQQNVMQVITQDNDGQLLTMYIQCKNVNELNQWLSAIRKVSIYNERMLPSFHPGAHRSGKWTCCLQVDRAVTGCSRTHSAVTLGDWSDPLDPDVETQTIYKQLLQGRDKLRKKYLELPGADQTSSNKAKMSSSKHPGGAECKVQLMKSGNSVAARLLAVIEDLEQTHATFQRREKEDSTSVILNP from the exons ATGCGCGTCTGTGTCGCGCGCTACTGGTGGGCTGTGCGCCGTCACGCGCTGAAGGTGCCACGAAATGAAGAAAACTCACTTGCGGAGGGGAAGAGCACTATTTGTAAGAACGCGTATGGGAACATAGGAGAAAATTGGACTCGACTAAAAATGGCCAAAAACACATCTCTTTATTTCAGAATTGTCGAGGGTAGGAACCTTCCAGCCAAAGACGT ctCGGGAACCAGTGACCCATACTGCATTGTAAAAGTTGACAATGAAGTTGTGGCCAG GACCGCCACAGTATGGAAGAACCTTAATCCTTTCTGGGGTGAAGAGTACACACTGCACCTCCCGATGGGTTTCCACTCACTCTCCTTTCAAGTCATGGATGAGGACACGATCGG CCACGATGATGTTATTGGAAAGATAACTCTGAGTAAAGATGCCATTGGATCTCAAGCTAAAG GACTTGATAGCTGGGTGAACTTGACGAGGGTTGACCCCGATGAAGAAGTCCAGGGAGAGATCCAcctgagtctgctgctgctcaaAGACGCAGAGAAGATTAGCCTGAGATGTCAAGTCATTGAAGCCAG AGATTTGGCTCCAAGAGACATTTCTGGAACCTCTGATCCATTTGCAAGAGTTATTTTCAACAACCACAGTGCAGAGACCTCG ATTATAAAAAAGACCCGTTTCCCTCACTGGGGAGAGACCCTGGAACTGGAGCTGGATCCAGAGGAGCTGAGTGAGGAGGGAAGCATCACTGTGGAGGTGTGGGACTGGGACATGGTGGGAAAGAATGACTTTTTGGGAAAG GTGGAAATCCCTTTTGCTTGTTTGCACAAGACACCTCTTTTAGAGGGCTGGTTTCGTTTGCTGCCCTTGGGAAACAATGAGGTCGATGCTGG AGGGAAGCTGGGAGCACTGAGGCTAAAGGTGCGTTTGGTGGAGGATCGAATCCTGCCCTCTGTGTACTATCAGCCCCTCATCCACCTTCTGGTGGAGTCGGTCATTTCACCCACAGAG gtAGAGGACAGCAGTGCCCTGACCATGCTGGAGGACGTGACCACAGTGGAGAGCCGGCAGGATGTGGCGATGACTCTGGTGAAGATCTACCTGGGTCAGGGCCTGGTGGTGCCATTTCTGGATTACCTAAACACCCGGGAGGTCAACAACACCA CTGATCCAAACACTTTATTTCGCTCCAACTCACTTTCCTCCAAGGCCATGGAACAGTTCATGAAG GCTGTTGGTATGTTGTATCTGCATGAGGTGCTGAAGCCGATCATCAACCGCATCTTTGATGAGAAGAAATACATCGAGCTCGACCCGTGTAAGATTGACCTGAACCGCACCAG ACGAATTTCGTTTAAGGGTGCAGTATCGGAGGCGGAGGTGCGGGACAGCAGTGTGGAGATGCTGCACAGCTACTTAGCTAGCATCATTGAATCAATTGTGGGCTCAGTCGATCAGTGTCCTCCTGTTATGAGAGTGACCTTCAAACAGCTACACAAGAGAGTGGAGGAGCAATTTGCTGAACCTGAGAATGAG GATGTGAAGTATCTTGCCATCAGTGGATTCTTTTTCCTGCGTTTTTTCGCCCCTGCAATCCTCACACCTAAACTGTTTCAGTTGAGGGATCAGCACGCTGATACTCGTACAAGCAGAACACTACTGCTATTAGCCAAG GCCTTACAAAGCGTTGGGAACCTGGGCCTTCAGCTTGGTCATGGAAAGGAGCAGTGGATGGCGCCTCTTCATCCCATCATCCTTCGCAGTGTAGCCTCCGTCAAAGACTTCTTGGACAAGCTGATCGACATAGATCACCACGTTG TGTCTGAGGTCCCCCAGAGGGCCGTGTTCATGCCCTCAGTCACAGTTAAAGAGGGAtacctacacaaacacaaagcagaggGACCCCAACTACTGTCCCGCTTCGCCTTTAAGAAAAGATACTTCTGGTTGACCAGTGAGACGCTGTTCTATGCCAAGTCCGCTGACTGGCAAGTTGGTACTGAACAG GTGCGCTCCTCAATCcccattcagtgtgtgtgtgctgtggagagagtggaTGAAAATGCCTTCCAGCAGCAGAACGTAATGCAGGTCATCACCCAGGACAATGACGGGCAGCTGCTCACCATGTACATCCAGTGCAAG AACGTGAATGAGCTGAATCAGTGGCTGTCTGCGATCAGGAAAGTCAGCATCTACAACGAGCGCATGCTGCCCTCTTTCCACCCAGGAGCTCATCGCAGCGGCAAGTGGACCTGCTGCCTGCAGGTCGACCGAGCTG TTACAGGCTGCAGTAGGACTCACTCAGCTGTGACTCTGGGTGACTGGAGTGATCCGCTGGATCCCGACGTAGAGACACAGACCATATACAAGCAGCTTCTCCAGGGCAGAGACAAACTCAG GAAAAAATACCTGGAGTTGCCAGGCGCTGATCAGACGTCCAGCAATAAAGCAAAGATGAGTTCTAGCAAACACCCAG GTGGTGCAGAATGCAAAGTTCAGCTGATGAAGTCAGGTAACAGTGTTGCTGCTCGGCTGTTGGCGGTGATCGAGGATCTGGAGCAGACTCATGCTACCTTCCAACgcagagaaaaagaggacaGCACCAGTGTCATCCTGAATCCTTAG
- the LOC109983370 gene encoding rasGAP-activating-like protein 1 isoform X2: MRVCVARYWWAVRRHALKVPRNEENSLAEGKSTICKNAYGNIGENWTRLKMAKNTSLYFRIVEGRNLPAKDVSGTSDPYCIVKVDNEVVARTATVWKNLNPFWGEEYTLHLPMGFHSLSFQVMDEDTIGHDDVIGKITLSKDAIGSQAKGLDSWVNLTRVDPDEEVQGEIHLSLLLLKDAEKISLRCQVIEARDLAPRDISGTSDPFARVIFNNHSAETSIIKKTRFPHWGETLELELDPEELSEEGSITVEVWDWDMVGKNDFLGKVEIPFACLHKTPLLEGWFRLLPLGNNEVDAGGKLGALRLKVRLVEDRILPSVYYQPLIHLLVESVISPTEVEDSSALTMLEDVTTVESRQDVAMTLVKIYLGQGLVVPFLDYLNTREVNNTTDPNTLFRSNSLSSKAMEQFMKAVGMLYLHEVLKPIINRIFDEKKYIELDPCKIDLNRTRRISFKGAVSEAEVRDSSVEMLHSYLASIIESIVGSVDQCPPVMRVTFKQLHKRVEEQFAEPENEDVKYLAISGFFFLRFFAPAILTPKLFQLRDQHADTRTSRTLLLLAKALQSVGNLGLQLGHGKEQWMAPLHPIILRSVASVKDFLDKLIDIDHHVVSEVPQRAVFMPSVTVKEGYLHKHKAEGPQLLSRFAFKKRYFWLTSETLFYAKSADWQVGTEQNVNELNQWLSAIRKVSIYNERMLPSFHPGAHRSGKWTCCLQVDRAVTGCSRTHSAVTLGDWSDPLDPDVETQTIYKQLLQGRDKLRKKYLELPGADQTSSNKAKMSSSKHPGGAECKVQLMKSGNSVAARLLAVIEDLEQTHATFQRREKEDSTSVILNP; the protein is encoded by the exons ATGCGCGTCTGTGTCGCGCGCTACTGGTGGGCTGTGCGCCGTCACGCGCTGAAGGTGCCACGAAATGAAGAAAACTCACTTGCGGAGGGGAAGAGCACTATTTGTAAGAACGCGTATGGGAACATAGGAGAAAATTGGACTCGACTAAAAATGGCCAAAAACACATCTCTTTATTTCAGAATTGTCGAGGGTAGGAACCTTCCAGCCAAAGACGT ctCGGGAACCAGTGACCCATACTGCATTGTAAAAGTTGACAATGAAGTTGTGGCCAG GACCGCCACAGTATGGAAGAACCTTAATCCTTTCTGGGGTGAAGAGTACACACTGCACCTCCCGATGGGTTTCCACTCACTCTCCTTTCAAGTCATGGATGAGGACACGATCGG CCACGATGATGTTATTGGAAAGATAACTCTGAGTAAAGATGCCATTGGATCTCAAGCTAAAG GACTTGATAGCTGGGTGAACTTGACGAGGGTTGACCCCGATGAAGAAGTCCAGGGAGAGATCCAcctgagtctgctgctgctcaaAGACGCAGAGAAGATTAGCCTGAGATGTCAAGTCATTGAAGCCAG AGATTTGGCTCCAAGAGACATTTCTGGAACCTCTGATCCATTTGCAAGAGTTATTTTCAACAACCACAGTGCAGAGACCTCG ATTATAAAAAAGACCCGTTTCCCTCACTGGGGAGAGACCCTGGAACTGGAGCTGGATCCAGAGGAGCTGAGTGAGGAGGGAAGCATCACTGTGGAGGTGTGGGACTGGGACATGGTGGGAAAGAATGACTTTTTGGGAAAG GTGGAAATCCCTTTTGCTTGTTTGCACAAGACACCTCTTTTAGAGGGCTGGTTTCGTTTGCTGCCCTTGGGAAACAATGAGGTCGATGCTGG AGGGAAGCTGGGAGCACTGAGGCTAAAGGTGCGTTTGGTGGAGGATCGAATCCTGCCCTCTGTGTACTATCAGCCCCTCATCCACCTTCTGGTGGAGTCGGTCATTTCACCCACAGAG gtAGAGGACAGCAGTGCCCTGACCATGCTGGAGGACGTGACCACAGTGGAGAGCCGGCAGGATGTGGCGATGACTCTGGTGAAGATCTACCTGGGTCAGGGCCTGGTGGTGCCATTTCTGGATTACCTAAACACCCGGGAGGTCAACAACACCA CTGATCCAAACACTTTATTTCGCTCCAACTCACTTTCCTCCAAGGCCATGGAACAGTTCATGAAG GCTGTTGGTATGTTGTATCTGCATGAGGTGCTGAAGCCGATCATCAACCGCATCTTTGATGAGAAGAAATACATCGAGCTCGACCCGTGTAAGATTGACCTGAACCGCACCAG ACGAATTTCGTTTAAGGGTGCAGTATCGGAGGCGGAGGTGCGGGACAGCAGTGTGGAGATGCTGCACAGCTACTTAGCTAGCATCATTGAATCAATTGTGGGCTCAGTCGATCAGTGTCCTCCTGTTATGAGAGTGACCTTCAAACAGCTACACAAGAGAGTGGAGGAGCAATTTGCTGAACCTGAGAATGAG GATGTGAAGTATCTTGCCATCAGTGGATTCTTTTTCCTGCGTTTTTTCGCCCCTGCAATCCTCACACCTAAACTGTTTCAGTTGAGGGATCAGCACGCTGATACTCGTACAAGCAGAACACTACTGCTATTAGCCAAG GCCTTACAAAGCGTTGGGAACCTGGGCCTTCAGCTTGGTCATGGAAAGGAGCAGTGGATGGCGCCTCTTCATCCCATCATCCTTCGCAGTGTAGCCTCCGTCAAAGACTTCTTGGACAAGCTGATCGACATAGATCACCACGTTG TGTCTGAGGTCCCCCAGAGGGCCGTGTTCATGCCCTCAGTCACAGTTAAAGAGGGAtacctacacaaacacaaagcagaggGACCCCAACTACTGTCCCGCTTCGCCTTTAAGAAAAGATACTTCTGGTTGACCAGTGAGACGCTGTTCTATGCCAAGTCCGCTGACTGGCAAGTTGGTACTGAACAG AACGTGAATGAGCTGAATCAGTGGCTGTCTGCGATCAGGAAAGTCAGCATCTACAACGAGCGCATGCTGCCCTCTTTCCACCCAGGAGCTCATCGCAGCGGCAAGTGGACCTGCTGCCTGCAGGTCGACCGAGCTG TTACAGGCTGCAGTAGGACTCACTCAGCTGTGACTCTGGGTGACTGGAGTGATCCGCTGGATCCCGACGTAGAGACACAGACCATATACAAGCAGCTTCTCCAGGGCAGAGACAAACTCAG GAAAAAATACCTGGAGTTGCCAGGCGCTGATCAGACGTCCAGCAATAAAGCAAAGATGAGTTCTAGCAAACACCCAG GTGGTGCAGAATGCAAAGTTCAGCTGATGAAGTCAGGTAACAGTGTTGCTGCTCGGCTGTTGGCGGTGATCGAGGATCTGGAGCAGACTCATGCTACCTTCCAACgcagagaaaaagaggacaGCACCAGTGTCATCCTGAATCCTTAG
- the LOC109983370 gene encoding rasGAP-activating-like protein 1 isoform X3: MRVCVARYWWAVRRHALKVPRNEENSLAEGKSTICKNAYGNIGENWTRLKMAKNTSLYFRIVEGRNLPAKDVSGTSDPYCIVKVDNEVVARTATVWKNLNPFWGEEYTLHLPMGFHSLSFQVMDEDTIGHDDVIGKITLSKDAIGSQAKGLDSWVNLTRVDPDEEVQGEIHLSLLLLKDAEKISLRCQVIEARDLAPRDISGTSDPFARVIFNNHSAETSIIKKTRFPHWGETLELELDPEELSEEGSITVEVWDWDMVGKNDFLGKVEIPFACLHKTPLLEGWFRLLPLGNNEVDAGGKLGALRLKVRLVEDRILPSVYYQPLIHLLVESVISPTEVEDSSALTMLEDVTTVESRQDVAMTLVKIYLGQGLVVPFLDYLNTREVNNTTDPNTLFRSNSLSSKAMEQFMKAVGMLYLHEVLKPIINRIFDEKKYIELDPCKIDLNRTRRISFKGAVSEAEVRDSSVEMLHSYLASIIESIVGSVDQCPPVMRVTFKQLHKRVEEQFAEPENEDVKYLAISGFFFLRFFAPAILTPKLFQLRDQHADTRTSRTLLLLAKALQSVGNLGLQLGHGKEQWMAPLHPIILRSVASVKDFLDKLIDIDHHVVSEVPQRAVFMPSVTVKEGYLHKHKAEGPQLLSRFAFKKRYFWLTSETLFYAKSADWQVGTEQVRSSIPIQCVCAVERVDENAFQQQNVMQVITQDNDGQLLTMYIQCKVH, from the exons ATGCGCGTCTGTGTCGCGCGCTACTGGTGGGCTGTGCGCCGTCACGCGCTGAAGGTGCCACGAAATGAAGAAAACTCACTTGCGGAGGGGAAGAGCACTATTTGTAAGAACGCGTATGGGAACATAGGAGAAAATTGGACTCGACTAAAAATGGCCAAAAACACATCTCTTTATTTCAGAATTGTCGAGGGTAGGAACCTTCCAGCCAAAGACGT ctCGGGAACCAGTGACCCATACTGCATTGTAAAAGTTGACAATGAAGTTGTGGCCAG GACCGCCACAGTATGGAAGAACCTTAATCCTTTCTGGGGTGAAGAGTACACACTGCACCTCCCGATGGGTTTCCACTCACTCTCCTTTCAAGTCATGGATGAGGACACGATCGG CCACGATGATGTTATTGGAAAGATAACTCTGAGTAAAGATGCCATTGGATCTCAAGCTAAAG GACTTGATAGCTGGGTGAACTTGACGAGGGTTGACCCCGATGAAGAAGTCCAGGGAGAGATCCAcctgagtctgctgctgctcaaAGACGCAGAGAAGATTAGCCTGAGATGTCAAGTCATTGAAGCCAG AGATTTGGCTCCAAGAGACATTTCTGGAACCTCTGATCCATTTGCAAGAGTTATTTTCAACAACCACAGTGCAGAGACCTCG ATTATAAAAAAGACCCGTTTCCCTCACTGGGGAGAGACCCTGGAACTGGAGCTGGATCCAGAGGAGCTGAGTGAGGAGGGAAGCATCACTGTGGAGGTGTGGGACTGGGACATGGTGGGAAAGAATGACTTTTTGGGAAAG GTGGAAATCCCTTTTGCTTGTTTGCACAAGACACCTCTTTTAGAGGGCTGGTTTCGTTTGCTGCCCTTGGGAAACAATGAGGTCGATGCTGG AGGGAAGCTGGGAGCACTGAGGCTAAAGGTGCGTTTGGTGGAGGATCGAATCCTGCCCTCTGTGTACTATCAGCCCCTCATCCACCTTCTGGTGGAGTCGGTCATTTCACCCACAGAG gtAGAGGACAGCAGTGCCCTGACCATGCTGGAGGACGTGACCACAGTGGAGAGCCGGCAGGATGTGGCGATGACTCTGGTGAAGATCTACCTGGGTCAGGGCCTGGTGGTGCCATTTCTGGATTACCTAAACACCCGGGAGGTCAACAACACCA CTGATCCAAACACTTTATTTCGCTCCAACTCACTTTCCTCCAAGGCCATGGAACAGTTCATGAAG GCTGTTGGTATGTTGTATCTGCATGAGGTGCTGAAGCCGATCATCAACCGCATCTTTGATGAGAAGAAATACATCGAGCTCGACCCGTGTAAGATTGACCTGAACCGCACCAG ACGAATTTCGTTTAAGGGTGCAGTATCGGAGGCGGAGGTGCGGGACAGCAGTGTGGAGATGCTGCACAGCTACTTAGCTAGCATCATTGAATCAATTGTGGGCTCAGTCGATCAGTGTCCTCCTGTTATGAGAGTGACCTTCAAACAGCTACACAAGAGAGTGGAGGAGCAATTTGCTGAACCTGAGAATGAG GATGTGAAGTATCTTGCCATCAGTGGATTCTTTTTCCTGCGTTTTTTCGCCCCTGCAATCCTCACACCTAAACTGTTTCAGTTGAGGGATCAGCACGCTGATACTCGTACAAGCAGAACACTACTGCTATTAGCCAAG GCCTTACAAAGCGTTGGGAACCTGGGCCTTCAGCTTGGTCATGGAAAGGAGCAGTGGATGGCGCCTCTTCATCCCATCATCCTTCGCAGTGTAGCCTCCGTCAAAGACTTCTTGGACAAGCTGATCGACATAGATCACCACGTTG TGTCTGAGGTCCCCCAGAGGGCCGTGTTCATGCCCTCAGTCACAGTTAAAGAGGGAtacctacacaaacacaaagcagaggGACCCCAACTACTGTCCCGCTTCGCCTTTAAGAAAAGATACTTCTGGTTGACCAGTGAGACGCTGTTCTATGCCAAGTCCGCTGACTGGCAAGTTGGTACTGAACAG GTGCGCTCCTCAATCcccattcagtgtgtgtgtgctgtggagagagtggaTGAAAATGCCTTCCAGCAGCAGAACGTAATGCAGGTCATCACCCAGGACAATGACGGGCAGCTGCTCACCATGTACATCCAGTGCAAGGTGCATTG A
- the dgcr6 gene encoding protein DGCR6, translating to MDGYPGVIVGDPTKQQERHYYLLSELQTLVKDLPSSFQQRLSYNTLSDLALALIDGTVYEIVQGLLDIQHLTEKNLYNQRQKLHCEHQALKQDLLRKHKEALQSCKSHNLALLKSNQQAELEALEIRVREEQKMMDKKIVAEMDQKVIDQQNTLEKAGVPGFYITTNPQELTMQMNLLELILKLQQKESQSGVM from the exons ATGGATGGTTACCCCGGAGTCATCGTCGGTGATCCCACCAAACAACAAGAAAGACATTACTACTTATTATCAGAACTTCAAACTTTAGTTAAAGATTTACCAAG CTCCTTCCAGCAGCGCCTGTCCTACAACACGCTGAGTGACTTGGCTCTGGCCCTCATTGATGGGACGGTTTATGAGATTGTGCAGGGGCTCCTCGATATTCAGCATCTGACTGAGAAAAACCTTTATAACCAGAGGCAGAAGCTGCACTGTGAACACCAAG CACTCAAACAAGATCTTTTAAGGAAACATAAAGAAGCTCTGCAGTCATGCAAGTCTCACAACCTTGCGCTTCTCAAATCAAACCAACAGGCAGAGCTGGAG GCTCTGGAAATCCGCGTGCGAGAGGAACAAAAAATGATGGATAAGAAGATTGTAGCAGAAATGGATCAGAAAGTGATAGATCAGCAGAACACCCTGGAAAAGGCAGGAGTCCCTGGATTTTACATCACCACTAATCCTCAG GAACTGACAATGCAGATGAACCTCCTTGAATTGATACTCAAACTACAACAGAAGGAGTCGCAGTCTGGGGTCATGTGA
- the slc7a4 gene encoding cationic amino acid transporter 4, with protein sequence MATCPSDCTPAVRLCQKLNRLKTLDEDMMATSLKRCLSTLDLTLLGVGGMVGSGLYVLTGTVAKDMVGPAVIISFLFAGFASLLAAFCYAEFGARIPKTGSAYMFTYVSVGEIWAFLIGWNVILENMIGGAAVARAWSGYLDSIFNHAIQNFTETHIMQWNVPFLAHYPDVLAAGILIVASFFISFGVQVSSYLNHIFSVISMAVIVFILIFGFILAEPVNWSQKEGGFAPFGLSGILAGSATCFYAFVGFDVIASSSEEAKNPQKAVPIATAISLGLAATAYILVSTVLTLMVPWHTLDPNSALADAFFRRGYSWAGIVVAVGSICAMNTVLLCNLFSLPRIVYAMAEDGLFFSIFARVNPTTKVPVIAILVFGFLMSTMALIFDLEALVQFLSIGTLLAYTFVAASVIVLRFQPEKASSKGTALTSPNPIAGPSPALSESQTITEDTGELKQYESFSDKLQLVERQKTTERRGVGQLKAYWEPYLGRLMGDCEPGEVVAFCVLTLIVSSVSFCAVLEFGQKQLQLPVWSFIMLLVIFSLAFVVSLVLIWLHEPQTNSKTFQVPLVPLTPGASILINVFLMMKLSPLTWVRFAVWIAIGLFVYFGYGIWHSKEGMRELQPKDMAARYVVLPSGSLVETVQSVQPDGQVDPSTLLTSSPAAPPAEDYTGKR encoded by the exons ATGGCAACCTGTCCAAGTGACTGCACCCCAGCGGTGCGACTTTGTCAGAAACTGAACCGGCTGAAGACGCTGGATGAAGACATGATGGCCACGTCACTGAAACGCTGCCTCTCCACCCTGGACCTGACTTTGCTGGGAGTTGGGGGCATGGTGGGCTCTGGCCTGTATGTCCTGACAGGAACAGTGGCTAAAGACATGGTCGGGCCTGCTGTCATCATTTCCTTCCTTTTCGCAGGGTTCGCTTCTCTTCTGGCAGCCTTTTGTTATGCAGAGTTTGGAGCTCGTATCCCAAAAACAGGATCTGCCTACATGTTTACCTACGTCTCGGTGGGAGAGATTTGGGCCTTTCTCATTGGCTGGAATGTGATTCTGGAGAACATGATTGGTGGAGCTGCTGTGGCACGGGCCTGGAGCGGCTACCTGGACTCCATTTTTAACCACGCTATCCAGAACTTCACAGAGACCCACATAATGCAGTGGAACGTTCCCTTTCTTGCCCATTACCCTGACGTCCTTGCAGCAGGGATCCTAATAGTTGCCTCGTTCTTCATTTCCTTCGGCGTTCAAGTGTCCTCTTACCTCAACCACATCTTCTCTGTTATCAGTATGGCAGTCATTGTTTTCATCCTCATCTTTGGCTTTATCCTGGCAGAACCAGTCAACTGGAGCCAGAAAGAAGGAGGTTTTGCACCATTTGGTTTATCTGGAATACTCGCAGGCTCTGCCACGTGCTTCTACGCATTTGTGGGCTTCGACGTGATCGCATCCTCAAGCGAGGAGGCGAAGAACCCACAGAAAGCTGTTCCCATTGCAACAGCGATCTCACTCGGACTAGCAGCAACAGCTTACATCCTTGTCTCGACAGTGCTCACTCTGATGGTACCCTGGCACACGCTGGACCCAAACTCGGCTCTGGCGGACGCTTTCTTCCGTCGAGGCTACAGCTGGGCTGGGATTGTTGTGGCAGTTGGTTCCATCTGTG CCATGAACACTGTGCTGCTCTGTAatctcttctccctccctcGGATCGTGTACGCCATGGCTGAAGATGGGCtctttttcagtatttttgctCGAGTCAACCCCACCACTAAAGTCCCCGTCATTGCTATATTGGTGTTTGGTTTCCTCATGTCCACCATGGCTCTCATCTTTGACCTGGAAGCATTGGTTCAGTTTTTGTCCATTGGCACCCTCCTGGCCTACACCTTTGTGGCAGCAAGCGTCATTGTGCTGCGCTTCCAGCCTGAGAAAGCCAGCAGCAAGGGAACCGCTTTGACATCTCCCAACCCCATCGCTGGGCCGTCTCCTGCACTGTCGGAGTCTCAGACCATAACTGAGGACACTGGGGAGCTGAAGCAGTATGAGTCCTTCTCTGACAAACTCCAGCTGGTGGAGAGGCAGAAAACCACAGAGCGGAGAGGAGTGGGGCAGCTAAAGGCGTACTGGGAACCGTACCTGGGAAGGCTGATGGGGGATTGTGAGCCAGGCGAGGTGGTGGCCTTCTGCGTGCTGACTCTGATTGTTAGCTCAGTGTCTTTCTGTGCTGTCCTGGAATTTGGACAGAAGCAGCTGCAGCTGCCAGTGTGGAGTTTCATAATGTTGCTGGTGATTTTTAGTTTAGCTTTTGTTGTAAGTTTGGTGCTCATATGGCTCCACGAGCCACAAACCAACAGCAAAACATTCCAG GTTCCTTTGGTTCCGTTGACTCCAGGTGCAAGTATCCtcataaatgtatttctcatGATGAAGCTCAGCCCTCTGACCTGGGTTCGATTCGCAGTGTGGATCGCTATAG GTCTCTTTGTGTATTTTGGCTACGGGATCTGGCACAGTAAGGAGGGCATGCGGGAGCTGCAGCCCAAAGACATGGCTGCTCGATATGTGGTACTACCCAGCGGCAGTCTAGTAGAGACAGTGCAGTCCGTCCAGCCCGATGGACAGGTGGACCCCTCGACCCTCCTCACCAGCTCCCCGGCTGCCCCGCCAGCTGAGGACTACACAGGAAAGAGATGA